The following is a genomic window from Pseudomonas purpurea.
GCCCACCTTGAACTGCCATGCCGTGCCCTGCGTGGTGGGTACGATAAAGACTCGCCCGCCTGCAGGTGGGCCGTTGTACCACGCCGGATCATCTGGGTTCTGGTGATGGGGGTTATTTTTGAGCCATACCTCCCACAGGCGATCGATATTGGCGTGGTGAAGCCAGAAAATCGGGTCCAGCGCCGCCGTATCGGGGTCGGTCATCAAGCCCAGGGTATGAGGGAACTTTGCACTCTTGAAGCCCACCTCAACGTGAACGACGTTGTGCGGTGTCTGTTCAATATTGGCGCCGCTGCCACCAGAGCCATCATGATTGAACACCGTTGCAGGTCCTCCGAAACCTGGGGGGATGCCTTCCAGCGGGCCTTCGAAGACCGGATCATCCAACGCAGCAAGGCCTATCTGGGACGGATCGAGCACAACATTTCCGTTGCCTGAAAGACCATAACGACGCTCGACATACAGCGGATTTCTGCCGCCCGTAGGCAGCGTCTTTTCGGCGAAGCACGGCGGCAAATGCAACGATTGCGCACCTTCGTTGTAGTTCCAGTAGGGCAAGGCCCAGTCCTGTGGGCCGCCCAGCCCGACGATGGCGGCACGCACAATCTGCTCGAATGCCGCCACGTAGCCGCGGTGCCAGGGCAGGAAATACCAGGTGGAATGCTGGCATTGGTCCCAGTAAAGGGCCTGGTCGGCCTTGGGCGGGAGCGCCGTGGTTGCATGCATGTAGCCGGCGCTGATCCAGATACTTTTATCAAAACCGTGAATCGCTGCCAGGTAACACCAACTGGTGCGGTCGGTAAACGGTCGCTTCTGCAGTTCCTCGACGCCACGCGCATACCACTTCAACGTATCGTTCCAGCCAGAATCCAGCTTCCATACATCACGCCGTACATGTGCCATGGTAGATCTCCCTGAAAAACCGCGTGGATGAGGACATGATCCTCAACTGGCAACACTAGATCAGGTGATATCAATTCGCCCTGGACCGCCGCCGCGACTAGACCAGCGGCGTATCCTTGTGAGCCATCCCCGCGCTATCGGCGTCAGCGCATCAGGCCAACTCCTTGTTCGGCAAGGTAATCTGTCTTGCGGGCTTAACGCCCTGAAAAACGCAGCCGCGACAGCATCCGCAGGTCGCCTTCCAGGTAGTAGTCATTGCTCCAGCTGTCGTCGGCGGCCAGTGGCTGGACCTCCTTGAGCGCCAGTTTCCTTGCGAAATACCGAAACCGGTAATGCTCATAGAAGCGCAATAGCTCCAGGCCATAACGGTCGGCCAGGTCAGTGTCGCCACGGATGATCAGGAAGTTCTCGTCATTGCCCTCACTGGCGTTGACGCTCAGGTTATGGCTGCCGCTGAGGATCACCGGCGCATCGCTGGTGAAGTCGATCACGAGGGCCTTGAGGTGCACCAGCAAATTGCCCTTCTGGCCTTTCATGCTTTCCTTGAGCCAGCCCTCCAGCCCTGTATTGAGCAACGCGGTGGCGGCGAACTCGGCCGTGCGGTCGGCGTGAAAACCGGTGATGCTGCTAGCTGTGTTCTGCAAGCCGAAACGCAGAACATCATCGTGAGGCTGACCCAGCAGCGCGTTGAGGATTTCATCCGGCAACACGAACGCCGTGACGAACAGCACGTCCTTTTTCGCGGCGTTGATGATCTCGACGAACTGAGTCAAATCCGCCTGGCCGGTACGCGGTGAAAACCCGACAAACAATGGTTGTGCAGGGTCCATCGGGTTGCTTTTGGTCAACCAGGTCCGGGTGGCACCCACATCGGCGGGAGCGGCCCAGATCTGTTCGAACACGTGCAGGTAACTCCCAGCCACACGACTGTCATCCAGCACATGCACCACGTTGGCCTGGCGGTAGACACCGTTGTCGGTGAAATTGGTACTGCCGCACAGTACCGATTGAGGCCGGTACTCCCCTGCACCATCGACCTTGCTCAGTACGATGAACTTGTCATGGAAGATCGCGTGGGTCACCCGACCTCGTTTGTTCTCGGAGGGCAGCTTCGCCAGGCTCTCTTCATTCATAGTGGTGTCGGTATCACCGACCTTGGCGTGATACAGCACCCGGACCTTCACCCCACGAGCAAAGGCTGCGTTTACGGCATCAATGATGCTCGGCAACTGGTACTCGTAAATGGCGATGTCCAGGGCCCATTGGGCGTCTAAAGCGCGCTCGATAAACCCCAGCAACTCTTCCAGCAGACCGTTTTCCAGCCATTGCCGAGGCGCGTCGGGCCAGTCGTCGATGGACAGATTCTTGTTAGCGCTGATTTGTGCATCGAGCTCAGGGAATTTGCGCGAAAACGCCTGGCTCGCGGCGACGGCGCGATTGAAGATCACATGCTGGCCGGCCGGCAGACCGTTGTCGGTGGTCACCGTCACCTCCAGCGCTTCGCCCAACTGCGGCGCATCGGCGCTGCCGTAGGCCAGGTGCACCCGGTAGTGGATCGTCACCCCTGGGTTGACCGCGTAGTCGGCCCAGCGAAACTTCTGCAAAGGCGCGATATCACTGGGGGTCGCGTGGTACTGGGGGAACGTGTGGACCTTGCCCGGAAAGGTCAGGCTGTTGAACAGGAACTGCCAGGGTTTGTCGCCCTGCTGTTTCTCGATGGCAAAGCCCAGCAAGCCTTTACGCCGGGGCTCGGCCAGGTCCATGGCCAGTAACACGCCGTTGGTGCCGGCATAGGCTTTGACGCGAAAGTCGTCCTGACGATTAGCGGCTAGCACGCGCATGGTTCACTCCTGTGATGAGTTGAACCCACAGCATAGGTGCTCACTTGAGACTGTCGATGTGCCGATAGTGCGCGTTCAACTCATGGGCCAGCGCCTTCGCCCGCCCCAACCGGATCGGCCCACGCTCGATGTCCACCAGCAGCGCCGGGCAATCGAATGCCCTCGGCACGGGCAAATGCCTGAGACGGCCGTCGGTCACCAGCAGCAATCGCTGCTGCTCTGCCGGCAAACGCTTTTGCCGCGTGGCCAGCCACTGCGCCGCTTCGTCCAGCGCCGCCAGCAACGGCGTGCCACCGCCCGCCCCCAAGGCCTCCAGCCAGTCGCGTAACCCGGCAGAGGCTTTCAAACCTTGCACCTGCCACTTCGGCGCCGTGCCACTGGCCGTCAACAACGCCAGCCGTGCGCGCTGCCGATACGCGTCGTCAAACACCTGCGCCAGCAGCCCTTTAGCGTCGCTCAAGGCATGGTGGCGACGGGTCGAGGCCGAAGCGTCGACAATCACCAGCCACAGCTCATGAGGCGAACGACTGCGCAGGTGAAACAGCAGGTCTTCGCGCTGACGCGGGCGGCCATTGAGCAGCGTGCCGGGCCAATTGATCGAGCCGCTTTTCGCGGCCCGACACGGGCCTTGCCGACCGTTTTTCAGGCGTCCTGCACGGGGTTTGGCATTCGCCCCCGCGTCAGATCGAGGGCGAATGCCTAAGGCTTTTTTGGCCAGCTCGGCACGTCACGCCGGGCGCCGGTGGGCAACGCCTGGGCGGGCATTTCGCCCCACTGGCCCTGGCCTGTGCCTGAATTCGGCTGCTCTGCCGTATTCGATGGCGGCGTGTTGTTCTGATGGGGTGGCATCGGCGGTTGTTCACGACGGCGATGACGCAAGGCAAACTCGGCCACGGCCTCGATATCGTCTTCATGGATACGCGACGCACCCCGCCACGCCGCGTGGGCGCGGGCAGCCCGCAACCACACCAGGTCGGCACGCAAGCCATCGACACTGGCCGCGAAGCAGCGTTCGGTGATCTGCGCCAGTGCCTGGTCGTCGAGGGGGATGTTCGCCAACGCTTCGCGGGCCTGCTGGCAGCGTTCGCGCAGTGCCTGTTGCTGAGCTTCCCACTGGGCGCAGAAGCCTTGAGGGTCGCTGTCGAAATCCAGGCGACGGCGAATGATCTGACCCCGTTCGGCCGGCGCGGTGTGCCCGCCGAGCGCGACGTTCAAACCAAAACGGTCAAGCAATTGCGGGCGCAGCTCGCCTTCTTCCGGGTTCATGGTGCCGATCAGGACAAAACGCGCCGAATGCCGATGGGAAATACCATCACGCTCGATCAGGTTGGTGCCGCTGGCGGCCACGTCCAGCAGCAAGTCGACCAGGTGATCGGGCAGCAGATTCACTTCGTCGACGTACAACACGCCACCGTCAGCCTTGGCCAGAACACCGGGAGAAAACTGTGCCCGACCTTCGCCCAGCGCAGCGTCCAGGTCCAGGGTGCCGACCAGCCGCTCTTCGGTCGCACCCAAGGGCAAGGTGACGAACTGACCGCTGGCGAGCAGGTCTGCCAGACCACGGGCCAATGTGGACTTGGCCATACCGCGCGGGCCTTCGATCAGCACGCCGCCGATTTTCGGGTCGATGGCGGTCAGGCACAGCGCCAGTTTCAGGGCATCGGCACCGACCACGGCGGACAGCGGGAAATGCAGGGTGTCGGTCATTTTGTTCATCTCGGTCATGGTCGGTGCTTGCGTTGTGGCGAGGGAGCTTGCTCCCGCTCGAGCGCGAAGCGCTCGCAATAAAGGTGTCGATTTTAGCCTGAAGAAACAGGCTGCAAGCTTTTGGGGCCGCTGCGCAGCCCAGCGGGAGCAAGCTCCCTCGCCACAAGTGCAGGCAGGTATCCGGTTAGCTGTCTTCTTCTATATCCAACAGCAAATTCTCCAGCGCCTCGCGATACTCGCCCGGTTCTTGCCACATCCCTCGTTGCTGGGCTTCGAGCATGCGCTCGGTCATGTCGCGCAAGGCGTGGGGATTGTGCTGCCGGACGAACTCGCGTGTCGACGGATCAAGCAAATAGGCCTCGGCCAGCAAGGCGTACTGGTGATCGTCGATCAACTGCGTCGTCGCATCGAATGCGAACAGATTGTCGACCGTGGCCGCCAGTTCGAATGCCCCTTTGTAGCCGTGACGCTTGACCCCTTCGATCCACTTCGGGTTGGCCGCGCGGGAGCGAATCACCCGGTTCAGCTCTTCCTTCAATGTGCGAACCTTCGGCAAATCCGGCTGACTGTGGTCGCCATGGTAGCTCGCCGCGGTTTCGCCGCTGAGGCTTTCGACGGCCGCGAGCATACCGCCCTGGAACTGGTAATAGTCATTGGAATCGAGCAGGTCATGCTCGCGGTTATCCTGGTTTTGCAGCACCGCTTGAACCTGACTCAACCGCTGGGCGAACTGCTGACGGGCGGCGGTACCCTCGTCGGAACCGCCGTAAGCGTAACCGCCCCAGTTCAGGTAAACCTCGGCCAGGTCCTCGCGGCTCTGCCACACACGCCCGTCGATGGCGCCCTGCACACCCGCACCATACGCGCCGGGCTTGGCCCCGAAGATCCGCCATCCCGCCTGACGCCCGGCCGCCTCTGCATCCAGCCCGGACTGCATCAGCGTTTCACGCTCGGCGCGCACCTTGGCCGCCAGCGGGTTCATATCGTCGGGCTCGTCCAGCGCGGCCACCGCTTGCACTGCCGCATCGAACAGCCGAATCAGGTTGGCGAACGCATCGCGGAAAAACCCCGAGACCCGCAAGGTCACGTCCACACGCGGCCGGTCGAGCAGGCTCAGCGGCAGGATTTCGAAATCGTCGACCTGCTGACTGCCCGTGGCCCACACCGGACGCACCCCCATCAGCGCCATGGCCTGCGCGATGTCGTCGCCACCGGTGCGCATGGTCGCCGTGCCCCACACGGACAACCCGAGCTGACGCAGGTGATCGCCGTGGTCCTGCAAATGCCGTTCAAGTATCAGGCTCGCGGACTGGAAACCGATGCGCCACGCGGTGGTGGTCGGCAGGTTGCGTACGTCCACGGAGTAGAAATTGCGTCCGGTGGGCAACACGTCCAGCCGTCCACGACTCGGCGCGCCACTGGGGCCTGCGGGCACGAAACGCCCGGCGAGAGCGTCCAGCACGCCGCGCATTTCTGCCGGGCCACAGGCATCAAGCCTTGGCGCGACCACCTCGCGCAGGTGCTCGATGATCGCGCGGACATCGGCCCAGCCCGAATCCTCCAGCTGTTCGACATCGCCAATCAACGCCGCTTCAATCAATTGCCCGGCGAACAGTTCCAGACGCTCACGCACGTCGCCTGCCGTGCGCCACAGTTCGCTGCTGACGTCTTGCAACGCTTGAGGGCGACGCTCGGTCCAGGGTTCGGCCAAGGCACAATCCAGCGGATCGAAACCCAGTTCGAACGCCTTGGCCAAGGCCCGCAGCAGACTCGATTGCGCGCCGCGACCGTCACCCCGAGGAATGCGCAACAGCGCCAGCAAGGTGTCGATGCGCAAGCGACCGGTCGGCGACTCACCCAACACATGCAAGCCGTCACGGATTTGCGACTCTTTCAAATCGCACAAATAGGTGTCCAGGCGCGGCAACCAGATCGCTGCATCGGCCTCGCTGTCGAGCTTCTCGTCGAGCTGCAACTCACGGTCGATGTGGGTTTCACGCACCAGGTTGAGGATGTCCCGTTGCAACTCGCGAGCGCGGCGCGGGTCGAGCAACTGGGCTTCGTAATACTCGTCGGCCAGTAGCTCAAGGTTGCGCAGCGGGCCATAGGTTTCAGCGCGGGTCAGCGGCGGCATCAGGTGGTCGATGATTACCGCCTGAGTGCGACGCTTGGCCTGCGCGCCCTCGCCCGGGTCGTTGACGATAAACGGATAAATGTTCGGCAGTGGCCCCAGCAACGCATCGGGCCAACAGTGTTCGGACAAACCGACGCCCTTGCCCGGCAGCCATTCGAGGTTGCCGTGTTTGCCGACGTGGATCAGCGCGTGCGCACCGTAGACCTTACGCAACCAGAAGTAGAACGCCAGATAACCGTGGGGCGGCACCAGGTCCGGGTCGTGATACACCGCACTCGGATCGACCTGATAACCCCGCGCCGGCTGAATGCCGACAAAGGTCAGCCCCAATCGCAGCCCGGCGATCATCATTCGCCCGCCCCGGAACATCGGGTCGTTTTCAGGCGTGCCCCAACGCTCCAGCACCGCCGTGCGGTTGGCTTCGGGCAAGGCGTTGAACATCGAGAAATAGTCGTCCAGCGCCAGGCTTTGCTGGCACAGGCGCAGGTCGATGGTTTCCAGGTCATTACTGACCCCGCCGAGCAATTGCTGAATCAGCGCGGTGCCGCTCTGCGGCAACTCGGCGGGCAGCGGATACCCTTCGGCGTGCAGGGCGCGCAGGATGTTCAACGCAGCGGCCGGTGTGTCGAGGCCGACGCCATTGCCAATCCGCCCGTCGCGGGTCGGGTAGTTGGCGAGGATCAGCGCAATGCGTTTTTCGCCATTGGCCACCCGCGCCAAGTCGACCCAGCGCCGCGCCAGCTCAGCGACAAAATCCATGCGCTCGGGCTGCGGTCGATAGCAGACCACATCGGACTGGCTGCGCTCACTGCGCCACGCCAGGTCTTTGAAGCTGATGGGGCGGCTGATGATCCGCCCGTCGAGCTCCGGCAAGGCAATGTGCATCGCCAGGTCCCGTGGGCCCAGCCCTTGCTCGCTGGCGCGCCAACCGGGTTCGTTGTCCTGGGCACAGATCGCCTGGATCACCGGGATGTTGCGGCGAAACGGCCGCAGGTGCGGCGCTTCGGGGCTGGATTGGGCGAACCCGGTGGTGTTGAGAATCACCGAGGCGTGCACCTCATCCAGCCAGTCCTCGACCACCGTCAGGCAGCCGGGCTCTTTCAGGCTGGCCAGCGCAATCGGCAACGGGTTAAGCCCCGCCGCTTGCAAACGCTGGCAGAAAACATCGATGAAGGCGGTATTGGCCGCCTGCAAATGGGAACGGTAAAACAGCACCGCCGCCACCGGTTGATCAGGTTGCCAGTCGGCCTGCCAATCACCGAGGACCGCGTTGCTGTTGTGCGGGTGGTAAATAGCGGTGCGCGGCAAGGTCTTGGGTTCAGACCAAGGGTAATCGCGGCCCAGCCAACGGTTGGCCAGGCAGCGGTACAGATCCAGCGCATTGCCCATGCCGCCCTGACGCAAAAAATGCCAGAGCCGGTCGCGGTCTTCACCGGCCACGGTACTCAGGTCGCTGAGTTCCGGATCAGGGCGATCGTCACCCGGCACCAGGATCAACTGCACGCCACGTTGCGAGAGTTCCACCAAGCGCTCGACGCCATAACGCCAATAGGCGATCCCGCCGTGCAGCGAGATCAAAATCACCTTGGCGTGGCGCAGCACTTCGTCGACGTACATGTCGACCGAGGCGTGATTCTGCACCTGCATCGGGTTGGCCAGGCGCAGGCTCGGGTAATCGTCGGGCAACTGCTGCGCCGCTTCGGCGAGCAGCGCCAGGCTGGAGTCGCCGCTGCACAGAATCACCAGTTCGGCGGGGGTTTGGCCTAAGTCGGCAATGTTGTCATCCGAGACGAAACCGCCGGGCTGGGTCCTGAGCAGGTGCATGGATTAAACGCTGAGCGCGGCGCGCAATTGCGCTTCGAGTTGAGCGGCATCGAGCTCCTGGCCGATCAGCACCAGACGGGTGGTCCGCACTTCATCGGCGCCCCACTGACGGTCGAAATGCTTGTCGAAACGCGTGCCCACGCCCTGGATCAACAGGCGCATCGGTTTGTTCGGGACCGCCGCGAAGCCTTTGACCCGCAGAATGCCATGCTTGACCACCAGTTGAGTCAGCGCGTCCATCAGCAGGCTTTCGTCGGCTTGTGGCAGCTCGATGGAAATCGAGTCGAAGGCGTCGTGGTCATGATCATCATGGTCGTCATCGCCTTCACCGTGGTGGTGATCGTGGTGGCTGTGACGGCTGTCGATGTGTTCTTCGGAACCGGCGCCAAGACCGATCAGCACGTCCAGCGGCAGACGACCGCTGCTGGCTTCGATGACTTTCACCGCTGGCGGCAGTTCTTCGGCGACTTCCAGCCGTACTCGGGCCAGGTCTTCAGGGCTGATCAGGTCGGCCTTGTTGAGGATCACCAGGTCGGCGCTGGCCAGTTGGTCGGCGAACAGTTCGTGCAGCGGCGATTCGTGGTCCAGGTTCGGGTCCAGTTTGCGCATGGCGTCGACCTGATCCGGGAACGCGGCAAAGGTGCCAGCGGCCACGGCCGGGCTGTCGACCACGGTGATGACCGCGTCCACAGTGCAGGCGCTGCGGATTTCCGGCCACTGGAAGGCTTGCACCAATGGCTTGGGCAGGGCCAGGCCGGAGGTTTCGATGAGGATGTGGTCGAGGTCACCGCGACGGGCAACCAGCTCGCGCATCACCGGGAAGAACTCTTCCTGAACGGTGCAGCACAGGCAACCGTTGGCCAGTTCATACACACGGCCGCTGGCCTCTTCTTCAGTGCAGCCAATGGAGCATTGCTTGAGGATTTCGCCGTCGATGCCCAGCTCGCCGAACTCGTTGACGATCACCGCGATACGCCGACCCTGGGCGTTGTCGAGCATGTGCCGCAGCAAAGTGGTTTTGCCCGAACCGAGGAAGCCGGTAACGATGGTGACGGGGAGTTTGGCCAGTGTTTTCATCGGATGCCCTTTGGCAAGGTGGCGGGCATACGGGACGACAACCGGCAGCGCTTGCGCGCGCGGGAAGAGTTCGCCACCGGATCACCCCGCCCGGTTGTAGTGAGAATCTGTGTCGAGGCAGGTCTCCTGGCTGACGGTGTGCCGGTCTTTCGACTGGCGGCTCCTGCGCCTTCCCGCCGCTCTGGGTAGAGCGTGCAGTGGCATGGCAGAAACAAAACCGTTCACAGTTGCGGGGGCAGCCGCGGCATTGACCGCGTTCCCTTCTTAGCTTCGGCAGCCGCCGAAGAACCTCGAAAGCGCAAGGCTACGCATGGTGTGGGGGCGGGTCAATGTCCGCGAACGATCGCGATCCACTGTGGCGAGGGAGCTTGCTCCCGCTGGGTCGCGAAGCGGCCCCCTGCATTCATTCAGGCACATCACATGCACACGATTTGCGACGGCTGCGCCGCCGAGCGGGAGCAAGCTTCCTCGCCACAGGGTTTTGTGCCAGCCTCAACTGAGAACCCTTGCCAATTGACGGCTCGCCCTCGCCCATGCTCTCCTACACACTTTGTTACGGGTGCCCTTCACAGGGTGAAACGGGAAACCGGTGAATCGTGTGCTTTACTCAAAGCCACGTCAGTCCGGTGCTGCCCCCGCAACGGTAAGCGAGCGAAGAATCAGATCCACTGTGCCAACACCTGGTATGGGAAGGCGATTCTTGCAGGTTCGGCCAACGCCAACCCCTCGTGAGCCCGGAGACCGGCCCGCAACATCGAGTGGCTACACACGCCACGCTATAACAAACCCGCGGTGGGCGGGCGCTGTTTGAACCTCTGCGTGCCTGGCGTGCAGGGGTTTTCATGCGCTCGATTCACCCGCTGACAGTCCAGAGGGAAGCGCCATGTCGATCATCAGCAGTACTCGCCACGCCACCGCCAGCAGCACCGCCACCCTGAGCCAACGCCTGACTGCCGCCATCGGCGCATCGATCCTGGGCGCGTGCCTTGTGTATTTCGCCGGTTTCTCGCACATCGAAGCGGTACACAACGCCGCCCACGATACCCGTCACAGCTCCGCCTTCCCGTGCCATTGAGACCTGCCGACATGATCAAGCGTATTGCGCAAACCGCAGGGTTCACCGGGCTGCTGGCCGCCCTGTTGCTGACCCTGCTGCAAAGCTTCTGGGTCGCGCCGTTGATTCTTCAGGCTGAAACCTACGAAAAGGCCCCGGCGACCGAAATCCATGAACACGCCGAAGGCGCCATGGCCGGCCACACTCACGACGCCGAAGCCTGGGAACCGGAAGATGGCTGGCAGCGCGTGCTGTCGACCACGGGCGGCAATCTGGTGGTCGCTGTCGGTTTCGCGCTGATGCTGGCGGGCCTCTACACCTTGCGTGCGCCAACACGCACCTCACAAGGCCTGCTCTGGGGCCTGGCCGGTTATGCGACCTTCGTCCTCGCCCCGACCCTGGGCCTGCCGCCGGAACTGCCGGGCACTGCCGCTGCGGATCTGGCACAACGGCAAATCTGGTGGATCGGCACTGCCGCCTCGACGGCGGTCGGTATCGCCCTGATCGTCTTCGGCAAAAACTGGCTGCTGAAAATCCTCGGCGTCGCCATTCTGGCCGTGCCGCATGTCATTGGCGCACCGCAACCTGAAGTGCATTCGATGCTGGCACCCGAAGCCCTGGAAGCACAGTTCAAAATCGCTTCGCAGCTGACCAACGTTGCGTTCTGGCTGGCCCTTGGCCTGATCAGCGCCTGGTTGTTCCGCCGCAAAAGCGAAGGTCAATACCACGCATGACGGACTCAAGCGCAGCGCCGACCCTGGTGGTCGGCCTGGGCTGCCAGCGCGGCTGCCCCGCCAGCACGCTGCGCGCGTTACTGGATCAGGCGTTGCAGGCGCATCAAATCGAGCTTGAGGCTGTGCAGGCCCTGGCCAGTATCGACCTCAAGCGCGACGAACCCGGGCTTAACGAATTGGCCGCGCAGCTTGGGCTGA
Proteins encoded in this region:
- a CDS encoding tyrosinase family protein; the encoded protein is MAHVRRDVWKLDSGWNDTLKWYARGVEELQKRPFTDRTSWCYLAAIHGFDKSIWISAGYMHATTALPPKADQALYWDQCQHSTWYFLPWHRGYVAAFEQIVRAAIVGLGGPQDWALPYWNYNEGAQSLHLPPCFAEKTLPTGGRNPLYVERRYGLSGNGNVVLDPSQIGLAALDDPVFEGPLEGIPPGFGGPATVFNHDGSGGSGANIEQTPHNVVHVEVGFKSAKFPHTLGLMTDPDTAALDPIFWLHHANIDRLWEVWLKNNPHHQNPDDPAWYNGPPAGGRVFIVPTTQGTAWQFKVGDMLNTLSPKLDYRYEDTGVTVAAEPLVKQRLARLGASKDLLKTFSTKGLIAPQGGPTELIGTNDAALDLVGTSIETPVALDQAGSKKVFTSLKSKSFSATLRVPDRVFLKLENIRGKSDAVVLDVYINLPTDADPAQHADLRAGTLALFGVRKASLPDGEHGGNGVSQVFEITHIVDALHLGGVTSAAQLKVRFVSASPIPPEDQISVGSVSIYRLGD
- a CDS encoding CbtB domain-containing protein → MSIISSTRHATASSTATLSQRLTAAIGASILGACLVYFAGFSHIEAVHNAAHDTRHSSAFPCH
- a CDS encoding ATP-binding protein translates to MTDTLHFPLSAVVGADALKLALCLTAIDPKIGGVLIEGPRGMAKSTLARGLADLLASGQFVTLPLGATEERLVGTLDLDAALGEGRAQFSPGVLAKADGGVLYVDEVNLLPDHLVDLLLDVAASGTNLIERDGISHRHSARFVLIGTMNPEEGELRPQLLDRFGLNVALGGHTAPAERGQIIRRRLDFDSDPQGFCAQWEAQQQALRERCQQAREALANIPLDDQALAQITERCFAASVDGLRADLVWLRAARAHAAWRGASRIHEDDIEAVAEFALRHRRREQPPMPPHQNNTPPSNTAEQPNSGTGQGQWGEMPAQALPTGARRDVPSWPKKP
- the cobW gene encoding cobalamin biosynthesis protein CobW yields the protein MKTLAKLPVTIVTGFLGSGKTTLLRHMLDNAQGRRIAVIVNEFGELGIDGEILKQCSIGCTEEEASGRVYELANGCLCCTVQEEFFPVMRELVARRGDLDHILIETSGLALPKPLVQAFQWPEIRSACTVDAVITVVDSPAVAAGTFAAFPDQVDAMRKLDPNLDHESPLHELFADQLASADLVILNKADLISPEDLARVRLEVAEELPPAVKVIEASSGRLPLDVLIGLGAGSEEHIDSRHSHHDHHHGEGDDDHDDHDHDAFDSISIELPQADESLLMDALTQLVVKHGILRVKGFAAVPNKPMRLLIQGVGTRFDKHFDRQWGADEVRTTRLVLIGQELDAAQLEAQLRAALSV
- a CDS encoding CbtA family protein produces the protein MIKRIAQTAGFTGLLAALLLTLLQSFWVAPLILQAETYEKAPATEIHEHAEGAMAGHTHDAEAWEPEDGWQRVLSTTGGNLVVAVGFALMLAGLYTLRAPTRTSQGLLWGLAGYATFVLAPTLGLPPELPGTAAADLAQRQIWWIGTAASTAVGIALIVFGKNWLLKILGVAILAVPHVIGAPQPEVHSMLAPEALEAQFKIASQLTNVAFWLALGLISAWLFRRKSEGQYHA
- the cobN gene encoding cobaltochelatase subunit CobN, which gives rise to MHLLRTQPGGFVSDDNIADLGQTPAELVILCSGDSSLALLAEAAQQLPDDYPSLRLANPMQVQNHASVDMYVDEVLRHAKVILISLHGGIAYWRYGVERLVELSQRGVQLILVPGDDRPDPELSDLSTVAGEDRDRLWHFLRQGGMGNALDLYRCLANRWLGRDYPWSEPKTLPRTAIYHPHNSNAVLGDWQADWQPDQPVAAVLFYRSHLQAANTAFIDVFCQRLQAAGLNPLPIALASLKEPGCLTVVEDWLDEVHASVILNTTGFAQSSPEAPHLRPFRRNIPVIQAICAQDNEPGWRASEQGLGPRDLAMHIALPELDGRIISRPISFKDLAWRSERSQSDVVCYRPQPERMDFVAELARRWVDLARVANGEKRIALILANYPTRDGRIGNGVGLDTPAAALNILRALHAEGYPLPAELPQSGTALIQQLLGGVSNDLETIDLRLCQQSLALDDYFSMFNALPEANRTAVLERWGTPENDPMFRGGRMMIAGLRLGLTFVGIQPARGYQVDPSAVYHDPDLVPPHGYLAFYFWLRKVYGAHALIHVGKHGNLEWLPGKGVGLSEHCWPDALLGPLPNIYPFIVNDPGEGAQAKRRTQAVIIDHLMPPLTRAETYGPLRNLELLADEYYEAQLLDPRRARELQRDILNLVRETHIDRELQLDEKLDSEADAAIWLPRLDTYLCDLKESQIRDGLHVLGESPTGRLRIDTLLALLRIPRGDGRGAQSSLLRALAKAFELGFDPLDCALAEPWTERRPQALQDVSSELWRTAGDVRERLELFAGQLIEAALIGDVEQLEDSGWADVRAIIEHLREVVAPRLDACGPAEMRGVLDALAGRFVPAGPSGAPSRGRLDVLPTGRNFYSVDVRNLPTTTAWRIGFQSASLILERHLQDHGDHLRQLGLSVWGTATMRTGGDDIAQAMALMGVRPVWATGSQQVDDFEILPLSLLDRPRVDVTLRVSGFFRDAFANLIRLFDAAVQAVAALDEPDDMNPLAAKVRAERETLMQSGLDAEAAGRQAGWRIFGAKPGAYGAGVQGAIDGRVWQSREDLAEVYLNWGGYAYGGSDEGTAARQQFAQRLSQVQAVLQNQDNREHDLLDSNDYYQFQGGMLAAVESLSGETAASYHGDHSQPDLPKVRTLKEELNRVIRSRAANPKWIEGVKRHGYKGAFELAATVDNLFAFDATTQLIDDHQYALLAEAYLLDPSTREFVRQHNPHALRDMTERMLEAQQRGMWQEPGEYREALENLLLDIEEDS
- a CDS encoding VWA domain-containing protein — protein: MAKKALGIRPRSDAGANAKPRAGRLKNGRQGPCRAAKSGSINWPGTLLNGRPRQREDLLFHLRSRSPHELWLVIVDASASTRRHHALSDAKGLLAQVFDDAYRQRARLALLTASGTAPKWQVQGLKASAGLRDWLEALGAGGGTPLLAALDEAAQWLATRQKRLPAEQQRLLLVTDGRLRHLPVPRAFDCPALLVDIERGPIRLGRAKALAHELNAHYRHIDSLK
- a CDS encoding phospholipase D-like domain-containing protein, which produces MRVLAANRQDDFRVKAYAGTNGVLLAMDLAEPRRKGLLGFAIEKQQGDKPWQFLFNSLTFPGKVHTFPQYHATPSDIAPLQKFRWADYAVNPGVTIHYRVHLAYGSADAPQLGEALEVTVTTDNGLPAGQHVIFNRAVAASQAFSRKFPELDAQISANKNLSIDDWPDAPRQWLENGLLEELLGFIERALDAQWALDIAIYEYQLPSIIDAVNAAFARGVKVRVLYHAKVGDTDTTMNEESLAKLPSENKRGRVTHAIFHDKFIVLSKVDGAGEYRPQSVLCGSTNFTDNGVYRQANVVHVLDDSRVAGSYLHVFEQIWAAPADVGATRTWLTKSNPMDPAQPLFVGFSPRTGQADLTQFVEIINAAKKDVLFVTAFVLPDEILNALLGQPHDDVLRFGLQNTASSITGFHADRTAEFAATALLNTGLEGWLKESMKGQKGNLLVHLKALVIDFTSDAPVILSGSHNLSVNASEGNDENFLIIRGDTDLADRYGLELLRFYEHYRFRYFARKLALKEVQPLAADDSWSNDYYLEGDLRMLSRLRFSGR